Within the Micromonospora citrea genome, the region GGGGCGAATCCTGGCGGACCTGGACGGCGACCTTGCCGTCGGTGCTGACCTGGTGCACGCCCCGGCCGGTGGCCTTGCGCACCGCCACGGGCGTGGTGTCGACCGGCTCGTCCTGCACCGGCACGAGCACGCCCGGCATCTGCTCGGCGAGCGCGACCGTGTCGCTGACCTCGCGCAGCAGCTCGGACAGGCGCGCGCCGAGCGCGTCGCAGATGGCCGCCAGCAGCTCGCTGGACGGCTCCTTCTGGCCGCGCTCGATCTCGGAGAGGTAGCCGAGGCTGACGTTGGCGGCGGAGGAGACCTCGCGCAGGGTGCGGTGCTGCCCCTGCCGGCGCGCCCGCAGTGCGTCACCGATAACCCGGCGTAGCAGGACCATTCGCACCTCCCCTGAGGGACACCACTGTTCCGCACGGCCGGTCGACCCGTCGCGCCGGCCCGACCGTCGGAGCCTTCCCGCAACCGTACCCGTTGCGGGCCCCGCCGACATCCCACCCCGCCTCCCGGATTGCGGAGTCTGTTCAGCGCGGGAATCCGGCCGGCGCCGCCCGGGGTGCGGGTCGGCTCCGCTGGCGGCGCCGGGTCGGGTCAGCGCCGCTCGGCGCCCGCGGTGTCGGCCCGCCCGCCGTCGGGCTCGGCGTCGCCGGCGTCGGGCTCGGCGTCGTGGATGCGCTCAGCGTCGCCGGCGTCGGGCTCGGCGTCGTGACTGCGCTCGGCGTCGCCGGCGTCGTGACTGCGCTCGGCGTCGCCGGCGTCGGGCTCGGCGTCGTGGATGCGCTCGGCGAGCAGCCGCAACGCCTCGATGACCGCCGCCGAGCGGATGTGGTCACGGCCGCCGTCGAGGTCGAGCTCGCGGACGTCGGTGCCGTCGGGCCCGGCCACCGCCACGTAGACCAGCCCGACCGGCTTGCCGTCCTGCGGCTCCGGGCCGGCCACCCCCGTGGTGGCCAGGCCCCAGTCGGCCCCGCAGCGCCGCCGCCCGCCCTCGGCGAGGGCCACCGCCACGTCCGGGTCGACCGGCCCCCGGTCGGTCAGCAGATCCTCCGGCACGCCGGCGAGCTGCGACTTCAGCTCGGTGGCGTAGACCACCAGCCCGCCCCGGTAGATCCCGCTCACCCCGGCGATCTCCACGATCGAGGCGGCCAGCAGCCCGCCGGTCAGGGACTCGACCGTGGCCAGGGTCTGGTGCCGCTCGGCCAGGCTGTGCACCACGCCCGCCGCCGGGCTTCCCACCGGCCGCGCGCCGGCCGCGTCGCTCTCCATGTGCCAGATCCTTCCCCCGCCCCGTGGGCCCTACTCATCCTCCCCGAACCGATCTGACCACCGGGGCGGGTCAGGCGGCGGGGCGGCGCAGGCGGAGGGCCTGGGCGACGTAGTCGAAGCCCGTGACCACCGTCACCCCGACGGCCGCCGCCATGATCCACGGGCCGACGGCGGCCAGGGCGTCCGGCATCGGCCACAGGTACCAGACGATCGCGAGGATCTGCAGCGCCGTCTTGATCTTGCCGCCCCGACTGGCCGCGATCACCCCGCGCCGGATCACCCAGAACCGCAGCGCGGTGATGCCCAGCTCGCGGGCGAGGATCACCGCCGTCACCCACCAGGGCAGCCGGTCGTACCAGGAGAGCAGCAGCAGCGCGGCGCCGGTGAGCGCCTTGTCGGCGATCGGGTCGGCGACCTTGCCGACCGACGTGACCAGGGCGAACCGGCGGGCGATCCAGCCGTCGACCAGGTCGGTCGCCGACGCGACGGCGAAGATCAGACACGCGGCCGTCTGCCAGCCGGCGTGGTGCATCCCCGAGACGACCACGGTCACCGCGAAGACCGGCACCAGGACCAGCCGCAGCGCGGTCAGCGCGTTGGCCGCGTTCAGCACGGGCACCCGGGCCACCACCGGCGCGGGCGTCGAGTCCGCCGCCCCGGTCACCGCCGGGCCCCGCCCCGGCCTCCGTGGCGCACCAGGCACTCCACCACGCGGCTCCCCCGCTCCGTCCGGGCCCGCCGTCACCGTGTTGCGCCGGGCGCAGCCGAGATCATCTCATCCGGCACCGCGACGAGGTCCACGCCTTCGGTCGCCGTGACCGTCGCGCGCACCAGGTCGCCGGGGCGCAGCGCGGCCAGATCCACCCCGCCGCCGGACGGGGCGACGAGGGTGGTCGAGCCGTCGACCTCGGGGGCCTGGTGGGCCGCCCGCCCCTCCACCACGCCGTCGGCGACGGAGTCGACCAGCACCTCGACGGTGGAGCCGAGCCGCTCCTCGGCCCGCTGCGAGCAGAGCTCGTCGGCGAGGGAGCTGAGCCTGTCGTACCGACGCTTCACGGTGGCGGCGGAGACCTTGCCGGACAGGCCGGCGGCCTCCGTGCCGTCCTCGTCGCTGTAGTCGAAGACGCCGATCGCGTCGAGCCGCGCCTCGGTCAGGAACCGGACCAGCTCCTCGTAGTCGGCCCGGGACTCGCCGGGGAAGCCGACGATGAAGTTGCTCCGCGCGCCGGCCTCCGGCGCCAGCGCCCGGGCGCTCGCCAGCAGCTCCAGGAAGCGATCGGTGGAGCCGAAGCGGCGCATCCGACGCAGCACGGGCTCGCTGGAGTGCTGGAACGACAGGTCGAAGTAGGGCGCCACGCCGGGCGTGGTGGCGATCGCCTCGACCAGGCCGGGCCGGGTCTCGGCCGGCTGGAGGTAGCTCGCGCGCACCCGGACGATGCCGTCGATCGCGGCGAGCTGCGGCAGCAGCTTCTCCAGCGCGCGGGGATCGCCCAGATCCTTGCCGTACGAGGTGGAGTTCTCGCTGACCAGCACCAGCTCGCGTACGCCGGTCCTGGCCAGCCACTCCGCCTCGGCGAGCAGCTCGTCGGGCGTACGCGAGACGAAGGCGCCGCGGAAGGCGGGGATGGCGCAGAACGCGCAGCGGCGGTCGCAGCCGCTGGCGAGCTTCAGCGACGCGACCGGGCCGGTGTCGAGCCGGCGGCGCAGCACCTGGCGCAGGTGCGCCGGGGTGTGCTCGTCGGTCTCGGTGACGCCCCGCGTCGGGGTGCCGTGGCCGGGCAGCGACACCGCGCGGTCCCGCCGGGACACCGGGGTGAGCGGCAGCAGCTCGCGCCGGTCGCGCGGGGTGTGCGCGCCGATCCGCTCGCCGGCGACCACGGCGTCCAGCCGGGCGGCGATCTCCGGGTAGTCGTCGAAGCTGAGCACCGCCTGCGCCTCGGGGAGGCTGTCGGCCAGCTCGCGACCGTACCGCTCGGCCATGCAGCCGGCGGCGACCACCTTGGCGCCGGTGTCGGCGGCGGCCAGCAGCGTCTGGATCGAATCCTGCTTCGCCTTCTCCACGAAGCCGCAGGTGTTGACGACCACCACGTCGGCGCCCTCGCCGTCGGTGGTGACCTGCCAGCCGTCGGCGTGCAGCCGGGCGGCCAGCTCCTCCGAGTCGACCTCGTTGCGGGCGCAGCCGAGCGTCAGCAGGGCGACACGACGACCGTCGGCGGACGACAGCTCCGGATCGCGGCGCGGCGCCAGACGTGCCGAGCTGGAGTTGTCGGAAGGGGAGGTGGCAGACACCATCCGAGGGTACCGGGCCGCCCGCGACCCCCCACGCACGCCCGGGCCGGGCGGACGGGCACGTTGGTGACGGATCCGGCAGCGGACGGGCCCCTCCCCGCGCGCCCGGCGGCGGGGGTGACGGACGCCACGCCGGTTCAGACGGTCGTGGCGGCGACCCGGACCAGACGGTCGAGCAGGAAGACCTCCGTGCCGGCCAGGCCGGTGGAGCAGAAGACCGAGATCCCGTCCGCGCCGGTCCGGCCGGGCGCCGCGCCCGCCAGCACCGCGCCCAGGTCGCGCAGCCGTCCGGCGTACGCGGGCAGCGCCGCGAGCATCGGCGGCTCGTACGCGGCGGCCTGGGCCGGCGAGTCCGTGACCAGGAGGTCGGCGGCGTCCAGCAGGTCCGGGCCGAACTCGTGCCGGTCGACCTGCTTGAAGCCGACCGCGTTGACGTGGGTGCCCGGGGCGAGGTCGGCGGCGTCGAGCACCGGGGTGGCGCTGGTGGTGGCGAGCACCACGACGTCGCGGTCGGCCACGGCGGCCCGGGCCGAGTCCACGGCCCGCGCCGGCACGCCCAACTCGGCCCGGACCCGGGCCGCGAACGCCTCCCGCCGGGCGGCCGAGCGGCTGTGCACGGTCACCTCCTCCAGCGGCCGGACGGCGGCGGCGGCCCAGACCTGGGTCCACGCCTGCCGGCCCGAGCCGAGCACCCCCAGGGTGGCGGCGTCCGGGCGGGCCAGGGCGTCCACGGCGGCCCCGCCGAGCCCGCCGGTACGCCGGGAGCCCAGCTCCTCCCCCACGGCCACCGCCCGGACCGCCCCGGTGCGCCCGTCGTGCAGCACCACCACCTGCTCGCTCTCCGGGTGCCCGAAGGTGTCGTACGAGCGGAAGCCGTACCACTCGCCGGTGAGGTGCCCGGCGGTGAGCACCATCCGGCCCCCGCCCAGCGGCGCGGCGGCCCGGGGCGGGGCCACGAGGCGGCCGGCGTACGCGGCGAGCATGGCGTCCCGCATGGCCGCCACCGTGGTGGGGGCGTCCAGCGCGGCGGCGACGTCGGCGTCGGAGAAGAGCAGCGGCATACGTCCATACTGCAAGCTGAAGTGAAGTTGAGGTCAACGGAGGGTGGTCGGGTTCACGCCGCGCGCCGCCGGCCGGTGCTAGCGTCGGTGACGGCGGCCCGAGGGCCGTCCCGGACGAGTCGAGGGCGTACCCGGTCAGGCTAAGACGCCCCGAGGTGGTACGACCGACTCGTCCCGGCCCCGGTGGTCCGGGCGCTACCGCAGAGGTGATCTTCATGGCCTGGATCGTGCTGGTGATCTCCGGACTCCTGGAGACGGCGTGGGCGATCGCCCTCGACCGCAGCGCCGGCTTCAGCCGGCCCGTCCCGTCGGTGGTCTTCGTGGTGACGCTGGTGCTCAGCATGGCGGGGCTCGCGTACGCGCTGCGCGAGATCCCCGTCGGCACCGGCTACGCGGTCTGGGTCGGCATCGGCGCGGTCGGCACCGCCCTGGTCGGGATGCTCGCGCTGAACGAGCCGGCCAACCTGCCCCGGATCGCCTGCCTGCTGCTGGTGGTCGCCGGGGTCGTCGGGCTCAAGATCTTCCACTGAGCACCGTCCGGCGAGGGGGACGCGCCGGGCCGTCCCGCGCCGAGGCGTGACGAACGGCCACAGTGGGTAGATGTCGGCCTGGCAACGCAGGCTCTCACCCACCGGAGGCAGACATGGCCGACATGCACACCACCGCCCGCCCGCGCAGCGGCGCCGCCCGCATCTGCACCATCCTGGGCTTCGTCTTCGCGGTCATCGCGATCCTGTTCCTGCCGCCGCTGTTCGGCCTCGCCGGCCTGATCCTCGGGATCGTCGGCGCCGTGCTCGGCGACAAGCCGCTGGGATGGTACGCCGCCGTCGCCAGCGTGGCGGGGGCGATCCTCGGCATGGTCATCGGCGCCGCCCTCTACAACTCCTGACCGCCGCTCCCCCGCGGTGACGGGCCCGCCGGATCCCGGCGGGCCCGTTTCGCATCCGCGCGCCCGTTGCCATCCGGCGCGCCCGTTCGCGTCCGGCGGGCGCGTTCGCGTCCGGCGGGCGCGGGCGGTCCGGTCGGAGTCGGCCCCTACTCGTCTCCGCCGCGCAGGCCGACCAGGACCTCCTCCAACTCGTCCGGCTTGACCAGCACGTCGCGCGCCTTGGAGCCCTCGGACGGGCCCACGACGCCCCGGGTCTCCATCAGGTCCATCAGGCGCCCGGCCTTGGCGAAGCCGACCCGCAGCTTGCGCTGGAGCATCGACGTCGAGCCGAACTGCGAGGTCACCACCAGCTCGACCGCCTGCACCAGCAGGTCGAGGTCGTCGCCGATCTCCTCGTCGATCTTCTTCTTGCCGGCGTCCGGCGCGACGAGCACGTCCGGGCGGAACTCCGGCTCGCGCTGGTCCTTGCAGAACTTCACCACGTCGGCGATCTCGCGCTCGGTCACCCAGGCGCCCTGGATCCGGATCGGCTTCGACGCGCCCATCGGCAGGAACAGGCCGTCGCCCCGGCCGAGCAGCTTCTCCGCGCCCGGCTGGTCGAGGATGACCCGCGAGTCGGCCAGCGACGAGGTGGCGAACGCCAGCCGGGACGGCACGTTCGCCTTGATCAGGCCGGTGACCACGTCGACCGAGGGGCGCTGGGTGGCCAGCACCAGGTGGATGCCGGCCGCGCGGGCGAGCTGGGTGATCCGGACGACCGAGTCCTCCACGTCGCGCGGGGCGACCATCATCAGGTCGGCCAGCTCGTCCACGATCACCAGCAGGTACGGGTACGGCCGCATCTCCCGCTCGCTGCCGGGCGGCGCCTTGATCTCGCCGTTGCGCACCTTGCGGTTGAAGTCGTCGATGTGCCGCACGCCGTTGGCCGCGAGGTCGTCGTAGCGCATGTCCATCTCGCGCACGACCCACTCCAGCGAGTCGGCGGCCTTCTTGGCGTTGGTCACGATCGGGGTGACCAGGTGCGGGATGCCCTCGTAGCCGGTCATCTCGACCCGCTTCGGGTCGATCAGCAGCAGCCGCACCTCGTCCGGGGTGGCCCGGGTGAGGATGGAAACCAGCAGCGAGTTGAGGCAGGAGGACTTGCCCGCGCCGGTGGCGCCGGCGATGAGGATGTGCGGCATCTTGGCGAGGTTGGCCACCACGTAGCCGCCCTCGATGTCCTTGCCGAGCGCCACCACCATCGGGTGGTGGTCGCTGGTGGCGGCCCGGGAGCGCAGCACGTCGCCGAGCGCCACGTTCTCCGGGTCGGTGTTCGGGATCTCCACGCCGACCGCGCTCTTGCCCGGGATCGGGCTGAGGATCCGCACGTCCGGCGACTTCACCGCGTACGCGATGTTGCGGGAGAGCTGGGTGATCCGCTCGACCTTGACGCCCGGCCCCAGCTCGACCTCGTAGCGGGTGACGGTCGGCCCCCGGGTGAAGCCGGTGACCTCGGCGTCCACCCCGAACTGGTCGAAGACCCCGGTGAGAGCGGCGATCACCTCGTCGTTGGCCTTGCTGCGGGTCTTCGGCGCGGCGCCGCTGCTGAGCATGTTGGCCGGCGGCAGCGTGTAGTCACCGGAGAGACCGGTGAGCGCGAGCTGCTCGGCGCGGGTGGGCGCGGGAGAGTGCTCCGGCGGATCGACCGGCTTGCGGCTGGCGGGCACCTTCGACGGCGGCTTCCGGGGCAGGACCAGGGTCTCCTGGAGGTCCATCCCGTCGAGGTCGTCGTCGAACTCCGCCGGGTCCGGCGGCGGCGCCGCCCGCTTCGTCGCGCGCTTGCGGGCAGGCTTCACCGGCGCCGCTTCCGCCTCCTCGGCGGCCGGCGGGGCGACGAGGGTGCCGGCCAGCAGGCCGAGCCGCTCCGGGACCTTGTTGATCGGCGTCGCGGTGACCACCAGCAGGCCGAAGACCAGCAGCAGGAGCAGCAGCGGCACGGCGACCCAGGCGGTGACCGCCCGTTCCAGCAGGCTGCCCACGCCCGCACCGACCAGGCCGCCGGCGAAGTCGCGCTGGACGGCGTCGACCGGGTCCTGTCCGATGTGCAGCATCGCGGCGGTGGCGACCAGCATCGAGCCCCAGCCGACCAGCCCTCGGCCGCGGTGCTCCGGGTCCGCGGGCTCGCGCATGAGCCGCCAGGCGCCGATCATCAGCAGCACCGGCACCACGATGGCGATCGCGCCGAGGAAGAGCCGGACGGTGTCGGCGAGCTGCTCGCCGACCGGGCCGGCGCCGGAGAACCAGATGGCCACCGCGCTGAGCAGGGCGAGGCCGAAGACCAGCAGGCCGGCGCCGTCGCGGCGGTGCTCCGGGTCGAGCCCCTTGGCCGAGGCGGCCTGCCGGCCGGCGGCGCGGAACGCCCAGCCGACGCCGTGCGCCAGCCCCATCCACAGTGCGCCGACCGCCCGCCCGACGAGGAGCCCCGGGCCCGGCCGCGCCGCGGGCCGCCGCCGGGGGGTCGCCCGGGCGGCCTTCTTCGCCGGCTGACGGGCACGGCTGTTCGTGGTGCCACGCGGCGACGCGCCGCGCCGCCGGCTCGCCTGAGAGGTACGGCCCGCCATAGCATCAACTTAACGGCGCGACCCGGCAGATCGCCGCTTTTCCGGGTCGTGTCCGCGCGTCGCAGCGCGGAACCCGCCGCGTCACGTGATATCTGCCTCAGGAGGGATGCCCCCATGGCGTCGCCGGGTACCGAGGACGGTTCGGACGGTCCCCTGGCCGGGCACCCGGGGGCGCTGCGGCCGTTGACCGGTGAGCTGATCGCGGCCGTGCTGCGCAGCCGGGGCTACGCGGTCCAGGCCGACGCCGACGGCGACCTGGTCGGTCGCTGGGCCGACAGCCTGATCTGGTTCCTGCGGCCGGGCGCCGCCGGTGAGCTGCTCCAGGTCCGCACCCTCGCCGCGCCGACGTTCCCCATCGAGTACGTCCCGGCGCTGCACGCCTTCTGCAACGCGTGGAACCACGACCGGCTCTGGCCGAAGGCGTTCGTGCACGTGGAGGACGACGGGCGGGCCCGGGTCTGCGGCGAGGTCATCACCGACCTGGAGCGCGGGGTCACCCCGCACCAGCTCGACCAGTTGCTCGACTGCGGCATCGCCACCGGCTGTCAGCTCGCCACCGAGGTCGCCCGGCTCCCCGGCGGGGTCGTGGCGTGACGGGTCGCGGCGGTGAACCGGCCGGCCGCCGGCTGGATCCGTTCGGGTCCGTCGGCCGGTGGGGCGGGCGCCGGCGCGGCGGGGGCAGCCGCGACGCGGCGCTCGCCGAGGCGCTCGCCGACGCCCGCGACGCGCCGGACGGCGAGGCGAGGTGCGCGGAGCTGGAACGGATCGCCGCGCACGCCGACGCCGCCGGCGACGACCGGTCCGCCGTCGAGGCCCGGCTCGCGCTCATCGAGGCCTACCTGTTGCACGGGGAGCGGTGGCGGCTCGTCGAACCGGTGCGCCGCTGCCTCGCCGCCGTCGACCGCCGCCCCGACCTGCTGCCCGGCCCGGACGCCGGGCTGCTGCTGCGTTACCAGCGCTACGCCGTGGAGGCCCTGCTCGGCAGCCCGCGGGTCGGGCTGGACCAGGCCCGCTCCATGCTGGACGACCTCGCCGCCCGGGCCGCCCGCCTCCCCGGCCCGCCCGGCGTGGACGACGCCGCCGGCCCGGCCGGCGCGGCCGGCCCCCGCGATGCGCCCGGTCCCGCGTCGCCGACCGGCCCGGCGCGCCCGACCGCCTCGGGTGGCACGACCGCCTCGAGCAGCACGACCGGCCCGGGCAGCACGACCGGCCCGGGCAGCACGACCGGCCCGGGCAGCACGACCGGCCCGGGCAGCACGACCGGCCCGGGCAGCACGACCGGCCCGGGCAGCACGACCGGCCCGGGCAGCACGACCGGCCCGGGCAGCACGACCGGCCCGGGCAGCACGGCCGAGCCGGGCAGCACGGCCGGCCCGGGCGGCGACGTGGAGGTCGTCGCCGAGCTGCGCTGCCGGATCGCCGACCACGTCGGCGACGAGCCCACCGCCCGGGAGTGGTTCGCCCGGTGGTCGGCGGCCGGGGCGGGACCGGCCGGCGGCTGCCCGGGCTGCGCGCCGGCCCGCCGGGCGGAACTGCTCGCCGGGTGGGGCGACCCCGGGGCGGCGCTGGACGCGCTGGCGGAGGCGCCCGACGGCGCGGGCGGCTGCACCGAGCAGCCCGAACGGTCGCTGGCCGCCGGGCTGCTGCCCTGGCTGCGGGCCGGGCAGCCGGAGCGGGCGGCCGAGGCGCACGTGCGGGCGTACCGGCGGCACCGGCGGGAGCCGTCCGCCTTTCCGTACCTCGCCGCGCACCTGCGGTGGTGCGCGCTGGGCGGGTACCCCGCCCGGGGGCTGGACATCCTCGCCGAGCAACTGCCCCGGCTGGACCGGCCGCACGACGACCTCTCCGCGATGGAGTTCGCCGCCGCCGGCGCGCTGGTGTGCGCGCTCGCCGTCGAGGCGGGGCTGGGCGGGCGGACGGTGCACCGACCGGGGTACGCCGGCCGGCCGGCGGCCGACCTCGACGTGGCCGCGCTCGGCGCCGCCCTGCTCGGGCTGGCCACCGGGCTGGCCGGCAGCTTCGACGCCCGCAACGGCACCGGGCACCAGTCGGGCCGGATCGCGTCCTGGCTGGCCGAGCGTCCGCTCGCCACGCCGGTGCCGCTGCCGCCCGACGACGCGCCGGGCGACGACCCCGGCGGCCCGGCCGACGACGGCACGCCCGACGACGGGGAGCCCCGCCCGCTCAGCCTGGAGATGATCACGGCCGCCCTGGACCGGCGCGGGGACCGCTACGCCGTGGACGCCACCGGCACGGTGGTCGGCCGGTGGGGCGAGGCGTTGATCCAGTTCCGGCAGGCCGGCGAGCGGGGCGAGATCCTGCGGGCGCGCTCGGTGGCGAGCCGCCGGCTGCCCGCCGACCGGCTGGCCGAGGCGTACGCGTTCTGCAACGCCTGGAACCACGACCGGCTGCTGCCGAAGGCGTACGTGCACGACCTCGGGGGCGAGCTGGTGCTGGCCGGCGACGTCAGCACCGACCTGGCGCACGGGGTCGCGCCGGCCCAGCTCACGGTCCTGCTCGACGCGGCCGTCGACACCGGCGTCGCGTACGCCGAGGCGGTGGCGGCGCTGCCCTGAGCGGGCCGGCGCGGCCGCCCGCCGGCGAGGTCCGGAACCCGCCGGACGATCTCCGCCCGCCCTGATGGACTCGTCGCCATGACGACGACGCAGCAGCAGCACGCCGCCGAACTCCTGCACTCCCTGCACCGCCCCGGCTCCCCGCTCGTCCTGCCCAACGCCTGGGACGCGGCCGGCGCCCGGATCGTGGCCGACTGCGGGGCGGCGGCGGTCGCCACCACCAGCGCCGGCGTCTCGTGGAGCCTGGGTGCCCCGGACGGCGACGAACTGGACCGGGAGCGGGCCCTGGCGGTGGTCGCCCGCGTCGCCGCCGCCGTCACCGTCCCGGTCACCGCCGACATCGAGAGCGGGTACGCCGCCGACCCCGCAGGGGTCGGCCGCACCGTGACCGGCGTGCTGACCGCCGGCGCGGTCGGCGTGAACATCGAGGACGCCGCGCCGGCCGGGACGGCCCCGTTGCGCCCCGTCGACGAGCAGTGCGCCCGGATCCGGGCCGCCCGGAAGGCCGCCGACGCGGCGGGCGTACGACTCTTCGTCAACGCCCGCACCGACGTGTTCCTGCGGGCCGCCGGCGACCCGGCGGACCGGCTGGCCGAGACGCTGCGCCGGGCGTCGGCGTACCGGGCGGCGGGCGCGGACGGCGTCTTCGTGCCGGGTGTCGTCGACACCGGGACCATCGCCGCGCTGGTCGACGGGATCGACGGGCCGGTCAACGTGCTCGTCGGGCCGGGCGCGCCGCCCGTCGCCACGCTGGCCGGGCTCGGGGTGGCCCGGGTCAGCCTCGGCTCGGCGCTCGCCGAGGCCGCGTACGGGCTGGTCCGCCGGGCCGCCACGGAGGCGCTGCGCTCCGGGTCGTACGACTCGCTCGCCGGCGCGATCGGCTACGGCGAGCTGAACGCGCTGCTGGCCTGAACCGGCCGGCCCGGCGAAGCGCCGGCGCCCGACCGGGCCAGGCGACGCGCGTCGCCCGGGCCGTCGGCGAGCGGCCGGGCCCGCCCCGCGAACGCGCCGCCGGTCGCGGGGCGGGCCGCGCTGTCCGCCATTCGACACCGGCGCAACCCGGCCCCCCGGTCGGGTGTGGTCTCTGCGTCACCCGCACCTATCCCGGGAGTAACCGATGACCACCCACCCGCTGCGCGCCGGCGCCGCCGTCGCCGTCGCCCTGCTGGCCCTGCCCGCCCTCGCCCCGGCCGCGTCGGCGCACGCACCCACGCCCAACCCGACCACCGCGCCGCCCGCCGGGACGCCGACCGTCATCGCCCGGGCGGACCACGTGTTCCTCAAGGGCGACCCGTGGCACCCGTCGGCGCCCCTGGAGGCCGCCGTCATCAACCAGGGCACGTCGGCGGCGAGGGGCTCCTTCGTGCTGCGCCTGCCGGCCGGGGTGGGCCTCGCCTCGGGCGAGGACTGCCGCGCCGACGCCGCGGCGGCCCGCACGTGGGTCTGCGGCGGGGCCGAGGTGCCGGCCGGCGGCCGCCGGACGTACCGGCTGCGGCTCACGGCGACGGCCGCCGAGCCGGTCTTCGGTGTGCAGGCGTGGGGATCGGTGGCCGGCCGGGACGCCGCCGGTGTCACCGACCGGCCCACCGACTTCCGGATCGACTGGCCGGACCGCACGTCCCTGCGGCTGCGGGCCACCGCCACGCCGATCGTCGACGGGAAGGTGACGCTGACGGCCCGGGTGACCAACACCGGCGCCTTCTCCATCGGCGGCTACGCGCTGAACGTGGTCACCCCCGACGGCGTGCGGGTCACCGGGCCCGCCTGCTCGGACAGCGGCCGGATGGACGGCGCGGGCTGCGAGATCCCGCGCCCCGACGTGCTCGGGGAGGACGCCACGGACACCGTGCGGGTGCGCCTCGCGGTGAGCGGCGACGCGCCGACCGTCCGGCTGTTCCTCGCCCCCACCAACCGCTACACCAACGAGGACACCTCGGTCACCCTGCGGCTCACGGCGGACGGCGGCTCCACCGCTTCCCCGTCGGCCGACCCGAACCGCACGGCCACGCCGACGCCGTCCGCCGCCGGCGGCACCGAGCTGCCCCGCACCGGGCCGGCCGGCGCCGCGTACGCCCTGGTCGGCGCGGCCCTGCTGGCCCTCGGGGCCGGCCTGCTGCTGCTCCGTCGCCGCCTCGTTCGGGGCTGAGCGGGCGGCCCGGGCCGGTCGCCGACGTGCACGGGGATGTCGGCGACCGCCCGGACCGGTCCGCGCCCGGCCCCGGACGCGGCGACGCCCGCCGGCACCTGCGGGTGCGGGCGGGCGTCGGTCGCGCGGTCAGACCTCGACGACGGTGGGCACGATCATGGGCCGGCGCCGGTACGCGTCGTTCACCCAGCGCCCCACGGTGCGCCGGACGATCTGCTGGAGCTGGTGCGGGTCGGTGATGCCGTCGGCCGCCGCCCGGTTCAGCGCCTCGGTGACCAGCGGAATCACCGGGTTGAACGCCTCCGGGTCCTCGGAGAAGCCCTTCGCCGACAGGGTCGGGCCGGCGACCACCTTGCCGGTGACCGAGTCGACGACCACGGTCGTGGCGATGAAGCCGCCGTCGCCGAGGATCCGCCGCTCGGTGAGCAGCGACTCGCTGACGTCGCCGACGGCG harbors:
- a CDS encoding YbjN domain-containing protein, with protein sequence MTGRGGEPAGRRLDPFGSVGRWGGRRRGGGSRDAALAEALADARDAPDGEARCAELERIAAHADAAGDDRSAVEARLALIEAYLLHGERWRLVEPVRRCLAAVDRRPDLLPGPDAGLLLRYQRYAVEALLGSPRVGLDQARSMLDDLAARAARLPGPPGVDDAAGPAGAAGPRDAPGPASPTGPARPTASGGTTASSSTTGPGSTTGPGSTTGPGSTTGPGSTTGPGSTTGPGSTTGPGSTTGPGSTTGPGSTAEPGSTAGPGGDVEVVAELRCRIADHVGDEPTAREWFARWSAAGAGPAGGCPGCAPARRAELLAGWGDPGAALDALAEAPDGAGGCTEQPERSLAAGLLPWLRAGQPERAAEAHVRAYRRHRREPSAFPYLAAHLRWCALGGYPARGLDILAEQLPRLDRPHDDLSAMEFAAAGALVCALAVEAGLGGRTVHRPGYAGRPAADLDVAALGAALLGLATGLAGSFDARNGTGHQSGRIASWLAERPLATPVPLPPDDAPGDDPGGPADDGTPDDGEPRPLSLEMITAALDRRGDRYAVDATGTVVGRWGEALIQFRQAGERGEILRARSVASRRLPADRLAEAYAFCNAWNHDRLLPKAYVHDLGGELVLAGDVSTDLAHGVAPAQLTVLLDAAVDTGVAYAEAVAALP
- a CDS encoding isocitrate lyase/PEP mutase family protein, which translates into the protein MTTTQQQHAAELLHSLHRPGSPLVLPNAWDAAGARIVADCGAAAVATTSAGVSWSLGAPDGDELDRERALAVVARVAAAVTVPVTADIESGYAADPAGVGRTVTGVLTAGAVGVNIEDAAPAGTAPLRPVDEQCARIRAARKAADAAGVRLFVNARTDVFLRAAGDPADRLAETLRRASAYRAAGADGVFVPGVVDTGTIAALVDGIDGPVNVLVGPGAPPVATLAGLGVARVSLGSALAEAAYGLVRRAATEALRSGSYDSLAGAIGYGELNALLA
- a CDS encoding LPXTG cell wall anchor domain-containing protein, which codes for MTTHPLRAGAAVAVALLALPALAPAASAHAPTPNPTTAPPAGTPTVIARADHVFLKGDPWHPSAPLEAAVINQGTSAARGSFVLRLPAGVGLASGEDCRADAAAARTWVCGGAEVPAGGRRTYRLRLTATAAEPVFGVQAWGSVAGRDAAGVTDRPTDFRIDWPDRTSLRLRATATPIVDGKVTLTARVTNTGAFSIGGYALNVVTPDGVRVTGPACSDSGRMDGAGCEIPRPDVLGEDATDTVRVRLAVSGDAPTVRLFLAPTNRYTNEDTSVTLRLTADGGSTASPSADPNRTATPTPSAAGGTELPRTGPAGAAYALVGAALLALGAGLLLLRRRLVRG